The segment tactgtgtgtatagtgaggggtacatgatactgtgtgtgtagtgagaggtacatgatactgtgtgtgtagtgaggggtacatgatactgtgtgtgtagtgaggggtacatgatactgtgtgtatagtgaggggtacatgatactgtgtgtgtagtgagaggtacatgatactgtgtatagtgaggggtacatgatactgtgtatagtgaggggtacatgatactgtgtgtgtagtgagaggtacatgatactgtgtatagtgaggggtacatgatactgtgtgtgtagtgaggggtacatgatactgtgtatagtgaggggtacatgatactgtgtatagtgaggggtacatgatactgtgtgtgtagtgagaggtacatgatactgtgtatagtgaggggtacatgatactgtgtgtgtagtgaggggtacaTGATACTGTGTATAGTGAGGGGTACATGATACTGTGTTTGTAGTGAGAGGTACATGATACTGTGTATAGTGAGGGGTACATGATACTGTGTATAGTGAggggtacatgatactgtgtgtgtagtgagaggtacatgatactgtgtatagtgaggggtacatgatactgtgtatagtgaggggtacatgatactgtgtgtgtatgtaggggtggtacagtatactgtatgtgtgttgaGTTCTAGCAATGTTGTGTGAGTGCATAGTGTAGTACGTTTGCCTACATTCTTGCTATGTTTCTCATGACTCACTCTTATAATACCCAGGAACATGGAGGTACGGAAGGAGCTTACGGACTTGCCCGAGCAGAACCTGCCTCTTTCAAACCCAGCTACGGCCAAGCAGATGACTAATGTCCAGCCCCTGAGGAGGAAGCGAAGGCGCACTCACCACTCCCATGGTCCCAGGCTGATGCGTGTGGGTTGTTCTCTAGGAACTTGCCAGGTTCAGAACCTCAGCTACAGACTCTATCAGCTGATGAGACAATCAGGGAAGAAGGATTCCCCAGCCCACCTCAGCAGCCCCCAGGGATATGGCTGAGACCAGAGACCTGATGTGACCTTTGCAGTAATTAGATCATTCTAGGCCAGAACAAAATGATTTATCTCCCACAAGAGCACAGCTGGTCTGAGATATTTATTTTCCatcaaacctttctccagcagtaacctccagatccctgtaatctggtgcccactGTACCTTCAGCTATCTGCCCCCTACACTAGAGATCTCTGTAATAAGCTGGCCATCATACCTTCAGCTATCTGCCCCCTacactagagatccctgtaatctggtgcctaccATACCTTCAGCTATCTGCCCCCTacactagagatccctgtaatctggtgcccaccataccttcagctatctgccccctacactagagatccctgtaatctggtgcctaccATACCTTCAGCTATCTGCCCCCTacactagagatccctgtaatctggtgcccaccaTACCTTCAGCTATCTGCCCCCTACACTAGAGATCActgtaatctggtgcccaccgTACCTTCAGCTATCTGCTCCCTacactagagatccctgtaatctggtgcccaccgTACCTACAGCTATCTGCTCCCTacactagagatccctgtaatcggGTGTCCACTGTACCTTCAGCTAtctgccccctatactagagatccctgtaatctggtgcccaccataccttcagctatctgccccctttactagagatccctgtaatctggtgcccaccataccctcagctacctgccccctatactagagatccctgtaatctggtgcccaccgtaccctcagctacctgccgcctatactagagatccctgtaatctggtgcccaccgtaccctcagctacctgccccctatattagagatccctgtaatctggtgcccaccaTAGCCACAGctacctgccccctatactagGGATCCATGTAATCTGGTGCCCACCATACCCTCAGATACCTGCctcctatactagagatccctgtaatctggtgcccaccaTACCCTCAGATACCTGCctcctatactagagatccctgtaaccTGGTGCCCACCATAGCCACAGctacctgccccctatactagaAATCCATGTAATCTGGTGCCCACCATACCCTTAGCTAtctgccccctatactagagatccctgtaatctggtgcccaacataccctcagctacctgcccctatactagagatccctataatctggtgcccaccgtaccctcagctacctgccccctatactagagatccctgtaatctggtgcctacTGTACGCTCAGctacctgccccctatactagagatccctgtaatcttgtGTACACCGTACCCTCAGCTACCTgtcccctatactagagatccctttAATCTGGTGCCCACCGTACCCTCAGCTATCTGCCCCCTATACTGGAGATCCCTGTAACCTGGTGCCCACCGTACCGTCAGctacctgccccctatactagagatccctgtaatctggtgcccaccgTACCCTCAGCTATCTGCCCCCTACACTAGAGATCTctgtaatctggtgcccaccaTAACCCCAGTtacctgccccctatactagagatccctgtaatctgaaGCCTACcataccctcagctacctgccccctatactagagatccctgtaatctagTGCCTACCGTACCCTCAGCTAACTGCCCCTACACTAGAGATCCCTGAAATCTGGTGCCTACTGTACCCTCAGATACCTGGctcctatactagagatccctgtaatctggtgcccaccataccctcagctacctgccccctatactagagatccctgtaatctggtgcccaccgtaccctcagctacctgcctcctaaactagagatccctgtaatctggtgcctacTGTACCCTCAGATACCTGCCTCCTATACTAGatatccctgtaatctggtgcccactgtaccctcagctacctgcagcctatactagagatccctgtaatctggtgcccaccgtaccctcagctacctgcctcctatactagagatccctgtaatctaccctcagctatctgccccctatactagagatccctgtaatctggtgcccaccaTACCACCAGCTACCAGCCGCCTAAAATAGAGATCCTTGTAATCTGGTGCCCACcataccctcagctacctgccccctgtactagagatccctgtaatctggtgcccaccaTACCTTCAGCTACCTGTCCCCTacactagagatccctgtaatctggtgcccaccgtaccctcagctacctgccccctatactaaagatccctgtaatctggtgcccactaaaccctcagctacctgccccctatattagagatccctgtaatctggtgcccaccgtaccatcagctacctgccccctatactagagatccctgttaTCTGGTGCACAccgtaccctcagctacctgcaccttatactagagatccctgtaatctggtgcctacAGTACTATCAGctacctgccccctatactagagatctCTGTAATCTTGTCACAccgtaccctcagctacctgccgcctatactagagatccctatAATCTGGTGCCCACCATACCCTCAGCTACCTaccccctatactagagatccctgtaatctggtgcctactgtaccctcagctacctgcccctatactagagatccctgtaatctggtgctcACCATTCCCTCAGTtacctgccccctatactagagatccgtgtaatctggtgcccaccgtaccctcagctacctgccccttatactagagatccctgtaatctggtgcctaccgtaccctcagctacctgccccctatactagagatccctgtaatcttgtGCCCACcataccctcagctacctgcccctTATAATatagatccctgtaatctggtgcccaccaTACCCTCAACTACCTGCCcgctatactagagatccctgtaatctggtgcccaccataccctcagctacctgccccctatactagagatccctgtaatctggtgcctacagtaccctcagctacctgccccctacactagagatccctgtaatctggtgcctacAGTACTTTCAGCTTtctgccccctatactagagatccctgtaatctggtgcccaccgtaccctcagctacctgccacctatactagagatccctgtaatctgatgCCCACtgtaccctcagctacctgccccctatactagagatccctgtaatctggtgcccaccgTACCCTCAGAtacctgccccctatactagagatccctgtaatctggtgcctaccATACCCTGAGCTATCTGCctcctatactagagatccctgtaatctggtgcctactgtaccctcagctacctgccccctatactagagatccctgtaatctggtgcccaccgtaccctcagctacctgccccctatactagagatccctgtaatctggtgcctaccATACTCTCAGCTAtctgccccctatactagagatccctgtaatctggtgcctaccgtaccctcagctacctgccccctatactagagattcctgtaatctggtgcctaccGTACCCTCAGATACCTGCCCCCTATattagagatccctgtaatctggtgcctactgtaccctcagctacctgccctTATACTAGAGATCCCTGGAATCTGGTGCCTACCATACACTCAActacctgccccctatactagagatccttgtaatctggtgcccaccgtaccttcagctacctgccccctatactagagatccctgtaatctggtgcccaccgaaccctcagctacctgcctcctatactagagatccctgtaatctggtgcctaccGTACCCTCAGCTAtctgccccctatactagagatccctgtaatctggtgcccaccgTACCTTCAGCTACCTGCCCCCTATACTATAGATTTCTGTAATCTGGTGCCTACAGTACCCTCAGATACCTGCCCCCTATattagagatccctgtaatctggtgcctaccATACCCTCAGCTAtctgccccctatactagagatccctgtaatctggtgcccaccaTACCCTCAGATACCTGCctcctatactagagatccctgtaatctggagCCCACCGTACCCTCAGATACCTGcaccctatactagagatccctgtaatctggtgcctaccttaccctcagctacctgcccctATACTAGatatccctgtaatctggtgctcACCATTCCCTCAGTTACCTtacccctatactagagatccctttaatctggtgcccaccgtaccctcagctacctgcccctTATACTatagatccctgtaatctggtgcccaacataccc is part of the Bombina bombina isolate aBomBom1 chromosome 6, aBomBom1.pri, whole genome shotgun sequence genome and harbors:
- the ADM2 gene encoding protein ADM2; its protein translation is MSWWMPVSYISLLCLHQLPAVPLLAMHPTARNMEVRKELTDLPEQNLPLSNPATAKQMTNVQPLRRKRRRTHHSHGPRLMRVGCSLGTCQVQNLSYRLYQLMRQSGKKDSPAHLSSPQGYG